In a single window of the Aminomonas paucivorans DSM 12260 genome:
- a CDS encoding undecaprenyl-diphosphate phosphatase — protein MNTPVILLGALQGATEFLPVSSSGHLALAQIFLGFREAPLAYDLLLHLATVLATVLYFARDILELGGEWLMGFFNPNARRWAGWRYGWSVIVATLLTAVVGLPLKPYVEFGSTNSLWVGSGLLVTAGILLVSRWVPVRERHVGLGAGILVGLVQGIAVMPGVSRSGSTIVGGLVAGLEPQEAFRFSFLLSLPAILGANLVELHQVGGVDAFLSALPQDWGLGFAAAFVAGLLSLLALRRISLFGAWWVFGVYCLVLGGSVVAATFAGGF, from the coding sequence ATGAACACCCCGGTGATCCTTCTGGGGGCCCTGCAGGGCGCCACGGAGTTTCTGCCCGTGAGCAGCTCCGGACACCTGGCCCTGGCCCAGATCTTCCTCGGTTTCCGGGAAGCTCCCCTGGCCTATGATCTGCTGCTCCACCTGGCCACGGTTCTGGCCACGGTGCTCTACTTCGCCCGGGACATCCTGGAGCTGGGAGGGGAGTGGCTCATGGGGTTCTTCAACCCCAACGCCCGCCGCTGGGCCGGGTGGCGCTACGGCTGGTCGGTGATCGTCGCCACGCTCCTCACCGCCGTCGTCGGCCTGCCCTTGAAGCCCTACGTGGAGTTTGGGTCCACCAATTCCCTGTGGGTGGGCTCGGGGCTTTTGGTCACCGCCGGCATCCTTCTGGTTTCCCGCTGGGTTCCCGTTCGGGAGCGTCACGTGGGCCTGGGCGCGGGGATTCTCGTGGGGCTGGTGCAGGGGATCGCGGTGATGCCCGGGGTCTCCCGGTCCGGATCCACCATCGTGGGGGGGCTCGTCGCGGGCCTGGAGCCCCAGGAGGCCTTCCGCTTCTCCTTCCTCCTCTCTCTCCCCGCCATCCTGGGGGCCAACCTGGTGGAGCTGCACCAGGTCGGAGGGGTCGACGCCTTCCTCTCGGCGCTGCCCCAGGACTGGGGGCTGGGTTTCGCCGCCGCCTTCGTCGCGGGGCTGCTGTCTCTGCTGGCGCTTCGCCGGATCTCCCTGTTCGGCGCCTGGTGGGTCTTCGGGGTCTACTGCCTGGTCCTGGGGGGCTCGGTGGTGGCCGCGACCTTCGCGGGAGGGTTCTAG
- a CDS encoding Maf family protein: MNLLLASASPRRRALLAELGWTFDVCPADVDETPRGGETPEALVGRLARDKALHVGRRFPDRWVVAADTVVAVGDAILGKPADREEGLAMLRLLQGRAHRVLTGVALAVPGEETPRGAVECTEVRFRPLDEASLRAYAESGEGDDKAGSYAIQGKGALLVEGIAGCYFNVVGLPLTRLSALLGEAGWPLASQWGGAKDA, encoded by the coding sequence ATGAACCTCCTGCTGGCCTCCGCCAGTCCCAGGCGCCGGGCCCTCCTGGCGGAACTGGGCTGGACCTTCGACGTGTGCCCCGCGGACGTGGACGAGACCCCCCGAGGGGGAGAGACCCCGGAGGCCCTGGTGGGGCGTCTGGCCCGGGACAAGGCCCTCCACGTGGGACGGCGCTTCCCCGACCGGTGGGTGGTGGCGGCGGACACGGTGGTGGCGGTGGGAGACGCCATCCTGGGCAAGCCTGCGGATCGGGAGGAAGGCCTGGCCATGTTACGTCTCCTCCAGGGAAGGGCTCATCGGGTCCTCACGGGAGTGGCCCTGGCGGTCCCGGGGGAGGAGACGCCTCGTGGGGCGGTGGAGTGCACGGAGGTGCGCTTCCGTCCCCTGGACGAGGCGTCCCTTCGGGCCTATGCGGAAAGCGGCGAGGGAGACGACAAGGCGGGCTCCTACGCCATCCAGGGAAAGGGAGCTCTCCTGGTGGAGGGCATCGCGGGCTGCTACTTCAACGTGGTGGGCTTGCCCCTGACGAGGTTGAGCGCCCTGCTGGGCGAGGCGGGCTGGCCCCTGGCGAGCCAGTGGGGAGGGGCCAAGGATGCCTGA